GACGTTCTCAACGGAGATTTCCGGGAAAATGGAGAAGTCGGCGATACCGAGATTGTAGTTACCCTTGCCATCGAGGCGGGTCGGCACACCGCGAAAGTCGCGGATGGTCGGCAGAGCGATGGCGATGAGACGATAAAGGAAGTCCCACATGGCGTCGCCGCGGAGGGTGACATGGGCGCCGACCACTTGGCCTTGGCGCAGCTTAAAGTTGGCGACCGACTTGCGGGCCTTGGAAGCAACCGGCTTTTGACCGGCGATGAGGCCGAGATCACGAAGCACGTCGCCGACTTGGTTCTTGTCCAGATCGGTGCCGAAGCCGGAGTTGATGGAAACCTTCACCAGACCGGGGATCTGATGCGGGTTGGTGTAACCGCGGCTCTTGGTCAGCTCGGGAACAACCGTTTCTTTGTAGTGCGCCTTGAGGGCGGGAATATTGGACTGGCTCATTTTAATTGTCGCTGGATTACCGACCCAGCGGCGGCAATTGAGATGATTGCGGGAAAAAGAGGACGAGTAACGCAGTCGCCGCGTCGACTTGGCAAGTGATATCTTACCGAGGCAACGCGGTTGCGGATTCAGCTTTAGGCAGAGGCTGCGGCGCGCTTCTTGGAAGCATCGTAGCGGCTCTTGAGCATAAGGTTGGAGACGTGAACCGAACCTTCGCGCTCAACAATGGCGCCGTTGGGGTTCTCTTCGGACTTGCGCACGTGGCGCTTGATCATGGCGACGCCTTCGACGCGGGCGCGTTGTTTGGCGGCCAAGAGTTCGAGAACCTTACCGGACTTGCCCTTGTGGGCGCCGGCGATGACGACGACTTCTTCGCCGCGTTTGATATGGAACTTCTGCATTTTAGAGGACCTCCGGAGCGAGCGAGATGATCTTCATGAAGTTCTTCGCACGCAGTTCACGGGCGACGGGGCCGAAGATGCGGGTGCCCTTCGGGTTGCCGTCCTGATTGATGATGACGATGGCGTTGGAGTCAAAACGAAGGTAGCTGCCGTCGGCGCGACGGATCGGCGCCTTGGTGCGAACGACGACGGCCTTGGTGACCTCGCCCTTCTTGACCGAAGCATCGGTGGAGCTGTCCTTGATGTTGACGGTGATGATGTCACCAACGGTGGCAACGTTACGGCCGGCTCCCTTTTTGGAGATCATGTGGGCCTTACGCGCGCCAGTGTTGTCGGCGATGGTGAGAACGGAACGGAGTTGAATCATGGTATACCTCCTGGGAGTGGATGGGCTGGGTCTTAGGCCTCGGAGTCAGCGGCCGCTTCGGCCTTGACCTCTTCAGCAGCACGAGCGGCGGCAACCTCAACGTCAGCCGAGAGGGTGACGATGCGGAGGATGCGGAAGCGCTTCAGGCGGCTCAGCGGGCGGGTTTCCATGATCTCGACCTTGTCGCCAACGTGAGTCTCGTTCTTCTCGTCGTGCACGTGGACGACGGACTTACGGTTAATGACCTTTTTGTAGCGCGGGTGCGGGATCTTGTAGGGGATGGTGACCTTGACGGACTTGTCGCCGGAGCGGCTGGTGACGACGCCGATGAGGGTCTTGCGGGCATTGCGGGTCTCGGTGGACATGGCGGTTGCTTATATTGGGCTGCCCTCAGGCGGCGGCGGTTTGCTTCTCGTTAAGGATGGTCTCCAGGCGAGCGATCTCCTTGCGGAGGCTGCGGAGCTGATGCGGCTTCTCGACGAGGCCGGCGTTCTTCTTGAGGCGAAGATCGAGCAGGGCCTCACGGGTTTCGCGGAGCTTGGTCTCGATCTCGGTCGGCGCGAGTTCGCGGATGTCTTTGGCTTTCATTGACGGATGTCGGATCGAGGAGGTTTAGATGGAGGAATCGCGAACGATGAAGCGGCAGTGGAACGGCAGCTTGGCATCGGCGAGGCGGCAGGCCTCTTTGGCGATCGATTGAGGAACGCCGGCGAGCTCGAAGAGCACGGCGCCGGGTTTGATCATGGCGACGTAGTGGTCGAC
This portion of the Actomonas aquatica genome encodes:
- the rplE gene encoding 50S ribosomal protein L5, which encodes MSQSNIPALKAHYKETVVPELTKSRGYTNPHQIPGLVKVSINSGFGTDLDKNQVGDVLRDLGLIAGQKPVASKARKSVANFKLRQGQVVGAHVTLRGDAMWDFLYRLIAIALPTIRDFRGVPTRLDGKGNYNLGIADFSIFPEISVENVKRTIGFDITIVTTASTDDEGRELLKLLGMPFRRAAETAQAA
- the rplX gene encoding 50S ribosomal protein L24, with product MQKFHIKRGEEVVVIAGAHKGKSGKVLELLAAKQRARVEGVAMIKRHVRKSEENPNGAIVEREGSVHVSNLMLKSRYDASKKRAAASA
- the rplN gene encoding 50S ribosomal protein L14, which encodes MIQLRSVLTIADNTGARKAHMISKKGAGRNVATVGDIITVNIKDSSTDASVKKGEVTKAVVVRTKAPIRRADGSYLRFDSNAIVIINQDGNPKGTRIFGPVARELRAKNFMKIISLAPEVL
- the rpsQ gene encoding 30S ribosomal protein S17 yields the protein MSTETRNARKTLIGVVTSRSGDKSVKVTIPYKIPHPRYKKVINRKSVVHVHDEKNETHVGDKVEIMETRPLSRLKRFRILRIVTLSADVEVAAARAAEEVKAEAAADSEA
- the rpmC gene encoding 50S ribosomal protein L29, producing the protein MKAKDIRELAPTEIETKLRETREALLDLRLKKNAGLVEKPHQLRSLRKEIARLETILNEKQTAAA